The following nucleotide sequence is from Amia ocellicauda isolate fAmiCal2 chromosome 14, fAmiCal2.hap1, whole genome shotgun sequence.
TGGAAATCTGTGCAACAAGAACGTGacttaaaacatgaatattcagaaaatataaAGTAAGCGCTGCTCAATTAAGGGCAGTGCCATCCTTTGCTAAACAAACAGTTTTTCAAAAGTGCCAGTCAGTTCAGACAACTGAGGTAACAAACGCAGATAGTCGCTCACTTGGCATGCCAACAGATGCAGATCTGTGTGCCACAGGTTTGCTGTCGCTGTTCTATAGTGTCTAGTTTGGTGGGTTACAGCAGGGAGTGTCCAGTGTTACAACCCAGCCCTTTCAATCTTGTGCTCTGGTGCTCTCTGTGCTTCTTCTTTGATTGTTCAGATATACCTGGTTGGACAGCATTCTTCTCATTGTATTTTCCTAATTTGTTTCACCTGAGTTACCCTCCCTGTGGGCCTTCGCAGGGTTTATTGTTTTCATCTAACTAGGCTTGTCAGAACCACTGAACACCCCCCCCCTTgctcctctcctccccccctcctcctctcctcctctctccctctctcaggcaTTCTCCAGTTCTCTCTCGGGGACTCTGGCCACTCAGGCGTCTCTGAGGGGGGTCGGGGTGGGGGACCGGGAGGCCACCGTCGCCGCAGCAACCATTACCTGGATACTAAGAGGTGTGTCCgcgagtctgtctgtctgacatgTCAGTTATGGACTCTGTATTaagctccctctctcccatctCTCCTGTTCTCCCAATGTCTCCCCCTCTTGTTCTCTTTCCCAAGTGCAtgagaaaatatacagttaatagaaatcctacatcctagatttgtcagctaataattgtatttcatcCTCTCCCCCAACAATTCCCTTCTCTGCcttcatctctccctctctctctctccctctctctcttagaTGGGACAGGCATGTTGGGCAGGATCCTGTTCGCCTGGGTTAAAGGGTGAGTGAGAGCACACTGCCCCCCTGTGGACAGCAAAGGGAGTGAAGTCTATGAATCTCATTAGCATATTCTAATTACAGTTGTAATTAATTATGGTATTACACTTTGCTTAATACCATAGAGGTGACTGATCTTTGCAACAGTGTAACTGACCCAGCTGCAGTGAAGGGAATATTGGTAGATGGGGTGGTAGTGTATAGACTGTCAAAGGCTTAATGACTGTTATTGTTGTCTTTTTCTAGGAGCAAACTGGACTGTGATGCTAAGAAgtggaggtgagagagagagggagacagtactgcagtgtccagtcagtcaattaatgttaatgtactgtCGGTAGTGGACTGATGGGCCAGTGGACAGTAAGCACGATAAAATAATTGCGGTGCTAGAAAGTTGATTGATTTCTGTGCAGAGGCTGCAGCCCTtacccccctacacacacactgattgtGATGTAGCATCTATAGAGGGAAGTCCGcttcattttcaaaaaatatagTGGAAAGCAACATGGTAAAAAACATGAAAGTGCGGTTGAAATGTTAAAGGAGGAAAAAAGTGAAGTCCCTTGAGTCAGATGCAGCCAAATCTAGGAAGTTAACAGACGTATTCGGTAGTATTGCTGCTTTACCACtaatcattttaaacagcaATGGCACAAAAACAGCTCgcatttctgttgcattttataTCTATGAAAAGTAAACTGGTTTACTGAtactataaaatgtattttaagttcCTACGTTGTACTGTTGATTTTGTAGGAcctcctaccctgctggtttttgtttcaaatgAGCTCTCAATGGGTTGGGAACCTCTGTCCTAGGAGAACACATGGTGCGCAACAATAACTTATTGATGGAATAGACTATTTACACTTAGGTTCATTAACACAGTTCTTTGCTCAATaatattaattgtaatataCCCTAAGAATACATTATGAAAAatactttatattttcatatagtCGGCTACTCATACACATTCAatctattaatatttttattatttttgtcatttagcagacactcttatccagggcgacttacatttgtacccatttatacagctgggcattttactggagcaatctaagtgaagtacctgctctagggtacaacagcactgccccacccaggactTGAACCCACAAGACTGGTATAGACTGGTGTCCCATATtccatattctattaaaatgtaGACTGGGGTCCCCTCAGCTTTAGTGTACAACAATAGCTGTGATGCAGCTCAGTGCTGCTGTTAGGGGCTGGTGTGTGAACGTGCGTGCGTCAGCAGGGTGGGGAGTATCTGTGGGCTGGTTGAGGTGGGCCGGTCTGGGTTAAAGTCCAGGGCTGTTTTTTTAGACCGAGACTGTCTatgtgtactgtagtgtccagtcactctctctctctctctctctctctctctctctctctctctcttaggtTGTTTGCTGATGTTCTGAATGACTTTGCCATGTTTATAGAGATTGTGGCGCCCGCCTTCCCAGCATGCTTCACTCTCATCATATGCATCGCTGGGGTCTTTAAGGTGAGGCAGGAAGTGGAGCTGTGAGGCAATCTGTGTATCAGTGGCACTGGCAAAGGGTTTTAATCtacctctcccctctctccattCCTCCTCCATCtttctcttcttcctctctctttctctctccccatcaCTCCCCTCCCTCATCCCTCAGTCTCTGGTGGGGGTGGCAGGTGGGGCGACACGGGCTGCTCTCACTGTCCACCAGGCGCGCAGAGACAACATGGCCGACGTCTCCGCCAAGGACGGCAGCCAGGTCAGggtcagacagagagagacatgcCTACATGCCTACACTGTCCCCAACACACACTGATTCTTGTGCACACTGTCctccacacacatacatgcacacacactgtctctgctGCACACtgtcccaaacacacacacacacactgtctctggtGCACACtgtcctccacacacacacactgtgtttcTCATATAAACTGCTACCAGTTGCTCTTCTTTGAAATGTTGCTGTTGTTGACAGGAGACGCTGGTCAATATGGCCGGGCTGCTGGTCAGTCTCCTGCTCATCCCTGTGGTCactgacaactctgtgtgagtTCCTCTGTCTGACTGCGAGTCTTCGTCTGCCTGTAACGGCTGCAcccgtgtgtcagtcagtcagtcagtcagtcaggcactgtgtgtgtattgatgttctctctctctctctcaggttgaCCTTTGCCCTCTTCTTTCTCTTCACCTCACTGCACCTCTTCGCCAACTACTGGGCAGTGCGCTCTGTCATCATGGAGACGCTCAACCAGGCCCGGCTCTCCATCCTCACCCACCAATACCTGCTGGATGGGCGTGTCCTCACCCCTGCGCTGGCCAATCACAGAGAGCCTGTGTTCCCGGGTAGGAGAGAGGCCCCTCccccctttctccctctctgtcacTTTCTCTCTACCATCCATTGTCATTTTGTCTTGCTATCTCCCCCTCACTCTGTCTTTTGCAACATCTGTACTCTATTTTCCTCTctttccttctccctctctctaccccctcacacacactctctgtgTGAACTCTGTGCCTCATTTCTCTGCATCCTGTGTTCttctcccatctctctctctctctctctctctctgatctcTCAGTGCTGTTGTGTTACAGAGTTTAGCAGCAGTGTGCCGGTCAGGCTGGGGGTGAGACTAGGAGAGGTGGTGgacaggtgagtgtgtgtgtgtgtgtgtgtgtgtgtgtggtgagagCCTGTCAGCGTCTCTCGCTCTCTGAgttatcgtgtgtgtgtgttctctgttCTGTACACAATATAGGCTACTCACTCGTCTAAAAGATGACGCCCTGAGCTTTCGtcgttctttttttttcttgattgctatattaagaaacaaataataaacataaacacAAAGACATAGTCCTATTTTATATAATGCTAATTTGCTCAGTGTATGTTTTAGTCTAGTGGTAGTACTGTAGTCTAGTGCTTGTGGCTGTTATGTCCGCAAATGTACTTTTTTCTAAATTTATAATCTTTATTTTCTTGAATGTTACATAAAAAGCATGGCTTATTCATGTACATATGTTTAATGGCTTATATATATTAGTGTAGTATATAGACTACATTATAGTAAGTCTAATGATGTGTTCCTTTCGTCTCCGAATGCAAATGTTCATTGCAGTAATTCAATCTGTTCCACATTCAATGAGACCCCTGACGTATTTAAGAAACAGTAGGCtattacttttttgttgttgttcctaTTGGTTGTACTATACTTATTACCTCATTTGAAACTGACCCAGCTAACAACGTTGTAGCAACGTAATGATATGCGTGTTAGTTGGGATCccgggatttaaaaaacaagt
It contains:
- the rusf1 gene encoding RUS family member 1 is translated as MERGSDAILATERYGSQERWSYRLKDGRMEREREGEERRGTAASLMSVFKSVFLPQGYPESVSEDYIQYQFWDTVQAFSSSLSGTLATQASLRGVGVGDREATVAAATITWILRDGTGMLGRILFAWVKGSKLDCDAKKWRLFADVLNDFAMFIEIVAPAFPACFTLIICIAGVFKSLVGVAGGATRAALTVHQARRDNMADVSAKDGSQETLVNMAGLLVSLLLIPVVTDNSVLTFALFFLFTSLHLFANYWAVRSVIMETLNQARLSILTHQYLLDGRVLTPALANHREPVFPEFSSSVPVRLGVRLGEVVDSPEELQLALKNNDNRYLIGVKQGAVCVCLGRGVSVQEEVRSVFQVQCLRAVLSSHCPLGGAVGALRESWTQADARDLWGLVSESHKRIDRIFPAFFTGLKEAGWQTDRTLLDWDEWRADWGKKTD